GTGCGGGCGTCATCCACGATGCCCTGCCGCCGATCGTCGAGCGGGTGACTGCCGAGGGCGGCAAAGTCACCTGGGTGTGCGATCCCATGCACGGCAATACCTTCGAGTCCTCGACGGGGTACAAAACCCGCGAGTTCGACGACATCATCGCCGAGGTCCAAGGGTTCTTCGAGGTACACCAGGGGCTCGGCACCGTGCCCGGCGGCATCCACGTGGAGTTGACCGGTACCGACGTCACCGAGTGCCTGGGCGGTTCGGAGAAGATCCTGGCCGCAGACCTGGAGAAGCGCTACGAGACCGCGTGCGACCCACGGCTGAACCACCAGCAGAGCCTGGAGCTGGCCTTCCTCGTTGCGCAGATGTTGAGCGCGCGGAACAAGGGGATCAGACGACCGACAGCGTGACGCTGCTTCCCTTGCGTACCTTCGTGCCGGCAGACGGATCGGTGGCCCGTACGGTATCGAACAGGCCGCCGAAATAACGGCGTACCTTCACGGTGAGACCGAGCGCCTCCAGCGCTGATTTCGCCTTGGCCGTCGGCTTGCCGGTGACATCCGGCACGGTGATCAGCTCGGGACCCTTCGACACGGTCAGCGTGACGGTGTCGCCGCGAAAGCCGGTCCCGTCTGCGGGAGTCTGCGAGATGACCGTGCCCGCGGGCACGGTATCGCTGAATTCATCGGCAGCCTTGGTGACAGTGAATCCGGACCTGTCCAGGACACCAGTGGCGGCTGCGACGGTCTGTCCCGTGACGGCGGGCACGGCGATCGGCTCGCGACCCATACTGATGGTGAGAGCAACCGCGGCACCTCTTTTGAGCGATGACGTTGCAGCAGGATTGGAGCTGACGACCTCCCCGGCCGGCACCGTGTCGTCGTACGCCTGCGTCACCGTTCCCACTCGCAACGTCGCGGCACTCAAGGCGGTCTGCGCCTGTTCCTGCGTTTTCCCGTCGAGTGTCGGGACGGTATGACGCTCCGGGCCGCGGGAGACGGTCAGTGTGATGTCTGCGCTTTTACGGACCTGGGCCCCCGGTGTCGGCTTGCTTGCAATGACGTCACCGACGGGCACCTTCTCGCTGACGGCCTGTGTGACGGAGGTGTCCAGATGCTGGGCCCGAATCAGCGAGATGGCCTGACCCTGCGGACGCCCGAGGACGTCGGGTACCGAGGTCTGACCGAGGGGGCCCAGAGTGAACAACCAACCACCGGTAGCTATCAGCGCGACGGCCAGTAACGCCACCAGACCCAGCAGGATCGATCGACGACGCTGTGGGCTCGCGGGTGCGTCCGTGGGCTCGACCAACGCGTGGGTGGCATCTATCCCCAGACGTGAGGTGTGCGCCGGATGGTCGCTCTGGCCGGAGGCGGGTCCGACCGGCGCCGCATCAAGTTGATCGTCGGTGAGGCCGGCCCGTATCGCGTTCAACTCCTCCAGAAGTTCGGCCGCGTCTGCGGGACGTTGCAGCGGGTCGGTCGCCGTTGCATCCTCGATCAACGCGTCGACCGCTGCGGGCACCGTCGGCACCGTCTGGGAAGCAGTCGGCACGGTGCCGTGTACATGCTGGTAGGCGACGTGGATGGGGGAGTCACCGGGAAATGCCTTGTCACCGGTGAGCATCTCGAAGATCAGTAAGCCGACGGAGTAGACGTCGGACCGTTCGCTGGACCGGCCGGTCTCGACCTGCTCGGGAGACAGATAGGCAGCCGTCCCGAAGATGACGCTGGAGTCGGCACTTGCAGTGCGTGTCGTCACCGCGCGAGCCAGGCCGAAATCCACGACCTTCACGGTGCCGTCGTCGCGTAGCAGGACGTTCTCGGGCTTGATATCGCGATGCACGATCCCACGTGAGTGGGCCACGGCGAGAGCCGCGAGGATGCCCTCCGCGATCTGCAGGACCCGGCGGACGCTCATCGGCGATGTTGTGCGGATCAGTTCCCGCAGGGTGGTGCCCTCCACCAGCTCCATCGCGATGAAGACGTAGTGCTCGTCCTGACCCTGGTCGGTGACGGCGACGATATTGGGATGGGACAAGCGCGCTGCGGACCGCGCCTCCTGCCGGAAACGCTCGACGAACTGCTCATCGCGGGCCAGGTCCGGACGCATGATCTTCAGGGCCACATGCCGGTCCAGTCGTTCGTCCAACGCTACGTAGACGGACCCCATGCCGCCATCGGCGAGGTGATGCAGCACCTGGTACCGCCCGTCGACCCTACGGCCCAC
This portion of the Dermatophilaceae bacterium Sec6.4 genome encodes:
- the pknB gene encoding Stk1 family PASTA domain-containing Ser/Thr kinase, translating into MPSTASSSLVGRRVDGRYQVLHHLADGGMGSVYVALDERLDRHVALKIMRPDLARDEQFVERFRQEARSAARLSHPNIVAVTDQGQDEHYVFIAMELVEGTTLRELIRTTSPMSVRRVLQIAEGILAALAVAHSRGIVHRDIKPENVLLRDDGTVKVVDFGLARAVTTRTASADSSVIFGTAAYLSPEQVETGRSSERSDVYSVGLLIFEMLTGDKAFPGDSPIHVAYQHVHGTVPTASQTVPTVPAAVDALIEDATATDPLQRPADAAELLEELNAIRAGLTDDQLDAAPVGPASGQSDHPAHTSRLGIDATHALVEPTDAPASPQRRRSILLGLVALLAVALIATGGWLFTLGPLGQTSVPDVLGRPQGQAISLIRAQHLDTSVTQAVSEKVPVGDVIASKPTPGAQVRKSADITLTVSRGPERHTVPTLDGKTQEQAQTALSAATLRVGTVTQAYDDTVPAGEVVSSNPAATSSLKRGAAVALTISMGREPIAVPAVTGQTVAAATGVLDRSGFTVTKAADEFSDTVPAGTVISQTPADGTGFRGDTVTLTVSKGPELITVPDVTGKPTAKAKSALEALGLTVKVRRYFGGLFDTVRATDPSAGTKVRKGSSVTLSVV